In Arachis hypogaea cultivar Tifrunner chromosome 17, arahy.Tifrunner.gnm2.J5K5, whole genome shotgun sequence, a single window of DNA contains:
- the LOC114925646 gene encoding uncharacterized protein → MKEIQQVDQGAYNHLMEIPAKYWSKSRFNYFPRVDTLVNNMCECFNSVIVEAREKPIVSMLEDIRVYLMNRWSDNRQSIVTYAGEILPKINKKIEREFDKGGEWLAIYAGRDKYEVSSSQGNRAKFVVDLNLHECSCKKFQLTGYPCEHAMSCIRKMCLDVKNYVNKCYRKVTYVDCYQHVIYPLNGPNLWSRTENDDVLPPVFRKPIGHPKLSRNKTGDEPRNNGPLSKLSRTGQ, encoded by the coding sequence ATGAAGGAGATTCAGCAGGTTGATCAAGGAGCTTATAATCATCTCATGGAGATCCCTGCCAAGTATTGGAGCAAGTCCaggtttaattattttcctaGAGTTGATACACTTGTTAACAACATGTGTGAGTGTTTTAACTCTGTTATTGTAGAGGctagagagaaacccattgtgtcTATGCTAGAAGATATTAGGGTTTATCTAATGAATAGGTGGTCTGATAACAGACAAAGTATAGTTACATATGCTGGAGAAATTTTgccaaaaataaacaagaaaattgaaaGAGAGTTTGATAAGGGTGGGGAGTGGTTGGCCATATATGCTGGTAGGGACAAGTATGAAGTGTCTAGCAGTCAGGGTAATAGAGCCAAGTTTGTTGTGGACTTAAACTTACATGAGTGCTCCTGTAAAAAATTTCAACTAACAGGTTACCCTTGTGAGCATGCCATGAGTTGCATTAGGAAAATGTGTCTAGATGTTAAGAACTATGTGAACAAGTGTTATAGGAAAGTGACCTACGTGGACTGCTATCAACATGTAATCTACCCACTGAATGGACCAAATCTCTGGTCCCGGACTGAGAATGATGATGTGCTGCCACCAGTGTTTAGGAAACCAATAGGGCACCCAAAACTGAGCAGGAACAAGACTGGTGATGAGCCACGCAACAATGGACCACTGTCTAAGTTATCCAGGACTGGacaataa